One region of Aminobacterium colombiense DSM 12261 genomic DNA includes:
- a CDS encoding DUF128 domain-containing protein, producing the protein MFANEKYAATVIEILRILYFSDGIQSSSHIRSQLGERGFDLDSRTVRYHLSNMESENLVKRKGNRGAYLTEKGISEAKMLFVFDRVGTPSFETEKLSSFYSFNGEKKKGFIVANCLLLEKNKLSIALQELKKAAFTNVWVSSLLGISKEPEKLWKCDLPDKYVGLVCVSSRNYDVALQKKGIYVETSATGLYSLKNFTPRGFTEIISHTGTTLSPGEILIRGRYTSVCRLAETGEGLVTAAIKTFPSFLYKELQEALAHLDPSIFSGLIFHGGLIPPSYRISSKDRNKGYMVIYGGANLFSPLIEKGIATNLSIASSLYDVEQMTDINNL; encoded by the coding sequence ATGTTTGCCAATGAAAAATATGCGGCCACAGTTATAGAGATTCTACGCATCCTCTACTTCTCTGACGGCATTCAGTCATCAAGCCATATACGCAGCCAGCTCGGAGAGCGAGGATTCGACCTCGACTCCAGAACGGTACGGTATCATCTTTCAAACATGGAATCTGAGAACCTTGTGAAGAGAAAGGGAAACAGAGGGGCTTACCTTACCGAAAAAGGAATCAGCGAAGCAAAAATGCTCTTCGTTTTCGACCGCGTTGGCACTCCATCCTTCGAAACTGAAAAACTTTCTTCTTTTTACTCTTTCAATGGGGAAAAAAAGAAGGGCTTCATCGTCGCCAACTGCCTCCTTCTAGAAAAGAACAAGCTATCAATCGCCTTGCAAGAACTTAAAAAGGCTGCTTTTACAAACGTATGGGTATCGTCTCTCCTCGGCATTTCAAAAGAACCGGAAAAGCTGTGGAAGTGCGACCTTCCTGACAAGTATGTAGGTCTTGTCTGCGTATCATCCAGGAATTACGATGTGGCTCTTCAGAAGAAAGGAATCTATGTAGAAACCTCGGCAACAGGTCTTTACAGCCTCAAAAACTTCACTCCCCGGGGATTTACAGAGATCATATCTCATACAGGAACAACCCTCAGCCCTGGAGAAATCCTCATTCGAGGGCGATACACATCTGTCTGCCGTCTGGCAGAAACCGGGGAGGGGCTTGTTACCGCTGCCATCAAGACCTTTCCATCATTCTTATACAAAGAACTTCAAGAAGCCCTGGCGCACCTTGATCCATCTATCTTTTCAGGTCTCATTTTCCATGGCGGGCTCATTCCCCCCTCATATCGCATCAGCTCAAAAGACCGCAACAAAGGCTACATGGTCATATACGGCGGCGCCAACCTCTTCTCTCCCCTTATTGAAAAAGGAATCGCCACCAACCTTTCCATCGCCAGCAGCCTTTACGACGTAGAACAAATGACCGACATCAACAACCTGTAG
- a CDS encoding polysaccharide biosynthesis protein: MTKSKQMLLIKLGIDILLGALAAYCAFALRIGLPLGKYAPRAFTYTYISVFIKVALNYYFNLHRQSWRTVGTRDALALAKSTVIFALIASSIAFMLGHNYNIPRSIPLIDALVYAVFMGSSRFASRIIFEEIVGRKTGINKKRTLIVGAGDAGTMIAREIFRHPESGLVPVGFLDDDPSKKETRFLGLDVFGPIGDLRQVVRGHSIEEVIIAMPSAPGTTVRRIVELAKKAKVQYRIIPGIYEVISGKVSISLLRPVDVEDLLRREPVRLDIDSIAGYLSSKVVLVTGAGGSIGSEICRQICHFSPKLLILLGRGENSLFNIEREMKANYSHIPYVTMVADVRNIHKIEHIFEQYRPEVVFHAAAHKHVPMMETNPDEAILNNIGGTQNLVKNALRFNTSYFVNISTDKAVNPTSIMGASKRVAEMVVRKAAIEAKEGQHFISVRFGNVLGSRGSVVPIFREQIRKGGPITITHPEMTRYFMTIPEAAQLVLQAGGMNKNGQVFVLDMGEPVKIVDLAKDIIRLSGFEPEEIEIVYTGVRPGEKLYEELLTAEEGTTATHHKKIYEAKSNDLPADLDAKLAGLFETAASGNNEDICKRLFEVVPQFKSKEIEGAVHEQI, translated from the coding sequence ATGACTAAAAGCAAACAGATGCTTCTTATAAAATTAGGTATCGACATTTTGCTCGGCGCACTTGCGGCCTATTGCGCTTTCGCTCTTCGCATTGGCTTGCCTCTTGGCAAATACGCCCCCCGTGCCTTTACCTACACATATATAAGTGTTTTTATCAAAGTGGCCCTCAATTATTACTTCAACCTCCACCGTCAGTCATGGCGCACAGTAGGCACCAGGGATGCCCTTGCCCTCGCTAAATCTACTGTTATTTTCGCCTTAATCGCCTCTTCCATCGCCTTTATGCTGGGACACAACTACAATATCCCTCGCAGCATTCCCCTTATCGACGCTCTTGTCTACGCCGTCTTTATGGGATCAAGCCGATTCGCCAGCAGAATAATCTTTGAAGAAATTGTTGGCCGCAAAACAGGCATAAACAAAAAAAGAACCCTGATCGTAGGGGCTGGCGATGCCGGAACCATGATCGCCCGTGAAATATTCCGCCATCCTGAGTCTGGGCTGGTTCCTGTTGGATTTCTCGACGATGACCCTTCGAAAAAAGAAACCCGCTTTTTAGGCCTCGATGTATTTGGCCCCATTGGCGACCTGAGACAAGTGGTTCGAGGACACAGTATTGAAGAAGTTATCATAGCCATGCCTTCTGCCCCTGGAACCACCGTAAGGCGCATTGTTGAACTTGCGAAGAAAGCCAAAGTACAATACCGCATTATTCCCGGCATCTATGAAGTAATCAGCGGAAAAGTTTCAATATCACTGCTTCGCCCTGTAGACGTGGAAGACCTGCTTCGCCGCGAACCCGTGAGGCTTGATATCGACTCAATAGCCGGCTACCTCTCTAGCAAAGTAGTTCTTGTAACGGGGGCCGGCGGATCCATCGGCTCTGAGATATGCAGGCAAATATGTCATTTTTCACCTAAGCTTCTCATCCTCCTCGGTCGAGGAGAAAACAGCCTCTTTAACATTGAAAGGGAGATGAAAGCAAATTATTCTCATATTCCCTATGTTACGATGGTAGCAGACGTGCGAAACATCCATAAAATCGAGCATATTTTTGAACAATACAGGCCTGAAGTTGTGTTCCACGCGGCGGCTCATAAACATGTGCCCATGATGGAAACCAACCCTGACGAAGCCATTTTAAACAACATTGGAGGCACACAAAACCTTGTAAAAAATGCCTTGCGCTTTAACACCAGTTACTTCGTCAACATATCCACAGACAAGGCGGTAAACCCCACATCTATTATGGGAGCCTCTAAGCGGGTGGCCGAAATGGTGGTGCGAAAAGCTGCCATAGAAGCCAAAGAAGGGCAACACTTTATATCTGTACGTTTCGGTAACGTTCTTGGTTCTCGCGGCAGCGTTGTTCCCATCTTCAGAGAGCAGATCAGAAAGGGTGGCCCTATAACAATCACCCACCCTGAAATGACACGATATTTTATGACAATACCCGAAGCGGCACAGCTTGTTTTACAAGCGGGAGGAATGAACAAAAACGGACAGGTTTTCGTTCTCGATATGGGCGAACCTGTTAAAATCGTTGATTTAGCTAAAGACATTATTCGCCTTTCAGGATTTGAACCTGAAGAAATCGAAATTGTCTATACTGGCGTACGCCCTGGTGAAAAGTTGTATGAAGAGCTTCTTACAGCGGAAGAAGGCACAACAGCAACTCATCATAAAAAAATATATGAGGCAAAAAGCAATGATTTGCCAGCGGACCTGGATGCAAAACTTGCCGGCCTTTTTGAAACCGCAGCCAGCGGCAACAATGAAGACATATGCAAAAGGCTATTTGAAGTTGTACCCCAATTCAAGTCTAAAGAAATAGAAGGTGCTGTTCATGAACAAATATGA
- a CDS encoding sugar transferase yields the protein MERIMETPKSGIYRRFFKRPMDFFLSLTALIILSPVLVIIGLLVRIKLGSPVIFKQERPGLNEKIFTMYKFRTMTDEKDENGKLLPDSTRLTTFGRILRSTSLDELPELFNVLKGDMSLVGPRPLLPEYVPLYNKQQRKRLSVLPGITGWAQVNGRNALTWEEKFKLDTWYVENWNLILDLKIIAKTIQAIIKREGISAQGEATMPRFTGSVLTEISKQGKDYYE from the coding sequence ATGGAGAGGATAATGGAAACACCTAAGAGTGGAATTTACAGAAGGTTTTTCAAAAGACCTATGGACTTCTTTTTATCATTGACAGCTTTGATAATACTGAGTCCGGTTCTCGTAATAATCGGACTACTGGTCAGAATAAAACTTGGCAGCCCTGTAATTTTTAAACAGGAAAGGCCAGGCCTCAACGAAAAGATCTTTACTATGTACAAGTTTAGAACCATGACTGATGAAAAAGATGAGAACGGGAAGTTGTTGCCTGATAGTACCAGGCTCACAACCTTTGGAAGAATTCTTAGATCAACGAGCTTAGACGAGTTGCCGGAACTGTTTAATGTTCTTAAAGGCGATATGAGCCTTGTGGGGCCAAGGCCCCTTTTACCTGAATATGTTCCTCTTTACAACAAGCAACAACGAAAACGTCTTAGCGTACTTCCCGGAATTACAGGCTGGGCCCAAGTAAATGGCAGAAATGCTTTGACATGGGAAGAAAAATTTAAATTAGACACATGGTACGTAGAAAACTGGAATCTCATACTCGATTTGAAGATCATTGCAAAAACAATCCAGGCCATAATAAAACGGGAAGGAATATCGGCACAGGGAGAAGCTACAATGCCACGTTTTACCGGGAGTGTTCTTACAGAAATAAGCAAGCAAGGGAAAGATTATTATGAATGA
- a CDS encoding acyclic terpene utilization AtuA family protein produces the protein MEKCSLLVSTGNLGDNIIEEESFYEGVKHHIDCFAADAGTADAGPTFLGANKPHNPIEWERHDLEVMLVESRKKNVPMIVGSCSTTGTDRTVDLYADLIRDIAKEHRLAPFKMALIYSQVDKNELLKRVENGDTEPLEADFPLTKEVIDQTTNVTASMGIEQFVYALEQGADVIMAGRACDDAVLAAYPIFKGFDRGISLHMGKAAECASLVCWPQMVKESIIATVHPDHFTIEPMHPKQQATPHSLAAHSMYERTNPFVQGLPGGILDMHESVYESVTDRIAKVSGSKFVSSPDGSYKVKLEGAGEAGHRVYHFVGIRDPRAIDNIDMILEDTRKKVSHIIGPSRDKDYDLYFHVYGRNAVMREYEPVIKTQAHELGVFIEVVSQDLDLATTVAKCAKFRFFYMSYPGQMNSSGGSVALLTDEPLYPQNKCYRWTIDHLLTLKDPLDSKIFKYHFETVGG, from the coding sequence GTGGAAAAATGTTCGCTTCTCGTGTCTACCGGCAACTTGGGCGATAACATTATCGAAGAAGAATCCTTTTACGAAGGTGTGAAGCATCATATCGACTGTTTCGCAGCCGATGCGGGAACAGCCGATGCCGGCCCCACCTTTTTAGGAGCCAACAAGCCCCACAACCCAATTGAATGGGAAAGACACGACCTTGAAGTAATGCTTGTGGAGTCAAGAAAAAAGAATGTTCCCATGATTGTTGGATCATGCAGTACCACTGGAACAGACAGAACTGTGGATTTGTACGCCGACCTTATTCGCGATATAGCAAAAGAACATCGCCTCGCCCCCTTCAAAATGGCCCTTATCTATTCTCAAGTGGACAAAAATGAACTGTTAAAACGTGTAGAAAACGGAGACACTGAACCTCTTGAAGCAGATTTTCCCCTTACGAAAGAAGTAATTGATCAGACGACGAATGTAACTGCCAGTATGGGTATTGAGCAGTTTGTTTATGCCCTTGAGCAGGGAGCGGATGTGATTATGGCCGGCCGGGCCTGTGACGATGCCGTTTTGGCAGCCTATCCCATCTTTAAGGGTTTTGACAGAGGGATCAGCCTTCATATGGGGAAAGCGGCGGAATGCGCCTCCCTTGTCTGTTGGCCCCAGATGGTGAAAGAGTCGATTATTGCCACTGTCCATCCAGACCATTTTACAATCGAGCCCATGCATCCGAAACAGCAGGCAACGCCACACAGCCTTGCGGCCCACTCTATGTACGAGCGAACGAATCCCTTCGTTCAGGGGTTGCCCGGCGGAATTCTCGATATGCATGAGAGCGTTTATGAGTCTGTTACCGACCGTATCGCCAAAGTATCGGGAAGCAAGTTTGTTTCTTCTCCCGACGGAAGCTATAAGGTGAAACTGGAAGGGGCCGGCGAAGCGGGGCACCGTGTCTATCACTTTGTTGGAATCCGCGACCCCAGGGCCATCGATAATATCGACATGATTCTTGAAGACACGAGAAAGAAAGTGTCTCACATTATTGGGCCTTCCCGGGACAAAGACTATGATCTCTATTTCCACGTATATGGCCGAAACGCCGTTATGAGAGAGTATGAGCCCGTTATAAAAACCCAGGCCCATGAGCTGGGAGTTTTTATAGAAGTGGTTTCTCAAGATCTGGATCTTGCCACCACTGTGGCAAAGTGCGCCAAGTTCCGTTTCTTCTATATGAGCTACCCTGGCCAGATGAACTCATCGGGCGGCTCTGTGGCCCTTCTTACCGACGAACCCCTTTATCCTCAGAACAAGTGTTATCGGTGGACCATCGATCATCTGCTGACCCTCAAAGATCCACTGGACAGCAAAATCTTTAAATATCATTTTGAGACGGTAGGGGGTTAG
- a CDS encoding GumC family protein: protein MAEMKNGEEFHYFEDDEISLLDLLLVLARQKKIIMGITTLFVVVAIIASLLMTKVYQASTRILNPVQRPSFASLMEEKAGLMGDLLSLGPTGGNVYVSMLKSRSLQDQVLDRFVSNGWRDMVGAGKEMRRHDFVAENIGEMSVTEEKNGTILVTVSYTDQYKVADIANAYVEELQHMADHFFSTEAAQRRGYYENELDYAREALAQAEKSLREFQEKTGVYMGDAQLTANIQNRVNMRAQIAAREIQLRSLLSYATHQNPKVVKLEKEINGLKEEIARLELVTDSGDPLNPVGGMPAARFEYLEKFRDWKFQEVLYNTLLKMYETSRLDEAYTPVTILVLDKAVTPEQRIKPKRKMMVVLAAMLGLFVSILCAFLAEAWSRAEKDPEQKKKLKEFKEALGVHWLQRVLKGLVPSRSSR from the coding sequence ATGGCTGAAATGAAGAATGGAGAAGAATTTCATTACTTTGAAGACGACGAGATTTCCCTGCTTGATCTGCTGCTTGTACTCGCCCGGCAGAAAAAAATAATAATGGGAATAACGACCCTTTTTGTGGTCGTGGCAATTATAGCCAGTTTGCTTATGACAAAGGTATACCAGGCATCGACGAGAATTTTGAATCCTGTTCAGAGGCCGTCTTTTGCCAGTCTGATGGAAGAAAAGGCTGGGTTAATGGGTGATTTGCTGTCTTTGGGCCCCACTGGCGGCAACGTTTATGTGAGCATGCTGAAGAGCCGCTCTTTACAAGACCAGGTGCTTGATCGTTTTGTTTCAAATGGCTGGAGGGATATGGTTGGGGCAGGGAAAGAAATGAGACGTCATGATTTTGTTGCTGAAAACATAGGAGAAATGTCTGTAACTGAAGAAAAGAATGGAACCATTCTTGTAACGGTATCTTACACTGATCAGTATAAAGTGGCGGATATAGCCAATGCCTATGTGGAAGAACTGCAGCATATGGCAGACCATTTTTTTTCCACAGAAGCGGCTCAGCGGAGAGGATATTATGAGAATGAACTGGATTATGCCCGTGAAGCTTTGGCCCAGGCTGAAAAAAGTTTGCGGGAGTTTCAGGAAAAAACAGGTGTATATATGGGAGACGCCCAGCTAACGGCCAATATTCAGAACAGGGTGAATATGCGAGCTCAGATTGCTGCAAGAGAAATACAGCTGCGATCCCTTTTATCCTATGCGACACATCAGAACCCTAAAGTGGTAAAGCTTGAAAAAGAGATAAATGGATTAAAAGAAGAGATAGCCCGTTTAGAGTTGGTAACAGACTCTGGTGATCCCCTCAATCCTGTTGGAGGTATGCCGGCGGCTCGATTTGAGTACCTTGAGAAGTTCCGTGACTGGAAGTTTCAGGAGGTTCTGTATAATACCCTGCTCAAGATGTACGAGACGTCTCGTCTCGACGAAGCCTATACGCCTGTGACTATTCTGGTGCTTGATAAAGCGGTGACTCCAGAGCAGCGTATCAAGCCAAAGCGAAAAATGATGGTGGTGCTGGCTGCCATGTTAGGGCTGTTCGTTTCTATTCTTTGTGCCTTCCTGGCGGAGGCGTGGAGCAGGGCTGAAAAAGACCCTGAACAGAAAAAAAAGCTAAAGGAATTTAAAGAAGCTTTAGGAGTGCATTGGCTGCAAAGGGTGCTCAAAGGCTTAGTGCCTTCCAGGTCGTCAAGGTAG
- a CDS encoding acetyltransferase — MNEVSIIGAGGHAKVVISTLQACGCAINAIYDDNPTLWNSSIWNIPIVGGTHLLANEETYAIIAIGDNKTRQKIASCLPHVKWVTAIHPFSMVHSSVSIGEGSVVFAGAVIQPDTIIGKHVIVNTSASIDHDCRIGNFVHIAPGCHLAGNVQVKEGALLGVGTTVIPNVTINQWAIAGAGSNVITSLENNKIYIGNPAKRMKR, encoded by the coding sequence ATGAATGAAGTAAGTATTATAGGTGCAGGCGGGCATGCAAAGGTTGTCATTAGCACTTTACAAGCATGTGGATGCGCGATAAATGCGATTTACGACGACAACCCAACCTTATGGAACTCTTCCATCTGGAATATTCCTATTGTTGGGGGAACACACCTTCTCGCTAACGAAGAAACTTATGCAATAATAGCTATTGGAGACAACAAAACTCGTCAAAAAATAGCCTCATGCTTGCCTCATGTCAAATGGGTTACAGCCATACATCCTTTTTCCATGGTTCACTCTTCTGTTTCTATAGGAGAGGGAAGCGTCGTTTTCGCAGGAGCCGTGATACAACCTGACACCATCATCGGCAAACACGTCATAGTAAATACCAGTGCGTCAATAGATCATGACTGCCGCATTGGGAATTTTGTACATATTGCCCCTGGCTGCCACTTAGCCGGAAATGTGCAGGTAAAAGAAGGGGCTTTACTTGGAGTTGGTACTACTGTTATTCCGAATGTAACTATAAACCAATGGGCTATTGCAGGAGCTGGCAGTAATGTTATTACTTCGTTAGAAAACAATAAGATTTATATAGGAAATCCTGCAAAAAGAATGAAAAGGTGA
- a CDS encoding SLBB domain-containing protein, which yields MRKWGILLCCFVFIFFFAPFAMAQTAVLDGVGGSGGIALPNVPDVQEGGQIHAPIVLPGGSAPDIPDIFPSQPENSISPSSSHETGNDSAHYTEETIDTGDPASNIDEFQRFITGSLPEERLTRIQRYGAGFFRNPPSTFAPGDTVPVRPDYVIGPGDEIRINVWGMVEGSWVETVDRQGAITIPRVGVIGVAGMTFEELRYALHQEFSKYYSNYEMNVTLGALKSIKVYVVGNAKRPGAYTVSSLATLVNVLLQAGGPDSNGSMRNITVKRNDKIVATFDMYDLLMKGDKTKDIRMMPEDVVFIPVVGPQAAIVGNVRRPAIYELKNPLNVEGLIAMAGGMTATGYKGRVQMMRVVDQEYRTIFEGDLKRLSKNSIGSTMLNDGDFLRIFSVIERQCTVKVAGPVAKPGIFSIEPNVTKLKDVLDWAGGLLYYAADDVEITRVEATPQGPKTHQLRVNAKRVLAGDPSENIIVQMNDFISVRAIPNWKLYKRVEIYGEVKYPGVYPIQEEETLSSLLTRAGGFTDRAYPRGAIFTRASVKAAQQRQVDEMAKRMERELLAVNTNEMSSALTSEEAKILQSEAEQKRHLLQKMKEIQATGRIATLVAEPGVLKGTAYDLVLEEGDALYVPANPSTVQVIGSVLNPSAFIYDKRLSFKDYVLMAGGYTSEASPARIYVLKADGTAMRVKPSAREVTPWVKEFNKGDDWNLIEPGDAIVVPQKMASYRGMRQTRDYVDMLYKVAVTAASIHNITK from the coding sequence GTGCGCAAGTGGGGAATTCTATTGTGTTGCTTTGTTTTTATCTTTTTCTTTGCGCCCTTTGCCATGGCCCAGACGGCGGTTTTAGATGGAGTGGGTGGAAGTGGCGGCATTGCCCTGCCAAACGTTCCGGATGTTCAGGAAGGGGGACAAATACACGCGCCCATTGTTCTTCCAGGTGGCAGCGCTCCTGATATTCCTGACATCTTTCCTTCGCAGCCCGAGAACTCCATCTCCCCTTCCTCTTCCCATGAGACTGGGAATGATTCAGCACATTACACAGAAGAAACAATAGACACAGGAGACCCTGCTTCCAATATAGATGAGTTCCAGCGTTTTATTACAGGAAGTTTGCCAGAAGAGCGCCTGACTCGCATTCAGCGATATGGAGCCGGTTTTTTTAGAAATCCTCCATCTACTTTTGCTCCGGGAGATACTGTTCCTGTTCGTCCGGATTATGTGATTGGGCCTGGTGATGAGATTAGAATCAATGTCTGGGGCATGGTGGAAGGAAGCTGGGTTGAAACAGTGGATCGCCAGGGAGCCATTACTATTCCCAGAGTTGGCGTAATAGGAGTGGCGGGAATGACCTTCGAAGAGCTTCGCTATGCTCTTCATCAGGAGTTTTCAAAGTACTACTCCAATTACGAAATGAATGTGACCCTCGGCGCGCTGAAAAGCATCAAGGTGTATGTGGTGGGAAATGCGAAAAGGCCCGGAGCCTATACAGTCTCTTCACTTGCGACCCTTGTAAACGTGCTTCTCCAGGCTGGAGGGCCCGACAGCAACGGCTCAATGCGTAACATAACAGTAAAACGGAACGACAAGATTGTTGCAACCTTTGATATGTACGATCTGCTCATGAAGGGCGATAAAACAAAAGATATCAGGATGATGCCGGAAGATGTGGTGTTTATTCCTGTGGTAGGGCCTCAGGCGGCCATTGTGGGAAATGTGAGGCGGCCGGCTATCTACGAACTTAAAAATCCTCTGAATGTGGAAGGCCTTATCGCTATGGCCGGCGGTATGACTGCTACAGGGTATAAAGGCCGTGTACAAATGATGAGGGTTGTGGATCAGGAATACAGAACGATTTTTGAAGGGGATTTAAAGCGCCTTTCAAAAAACTCCATAGGATCTACCATGCTTAATGATGGCGACTTCTTGCGTATTTTTTCTGTTATTGAGCGGCAGTGTACGGTAAAAGTTGCCGGGCCTGTGGCGAAGCCTGGTATTTTCTCTATTGAGCCTAATGTAACCAAATTGAAAGATGTTCTCGATTGGGCCGGCGGGCTTCTCTATTACGCAGCAGATGATGTCGAGATTACCCGGGTTGAGGCGACTCCTCAGGGGCCGAAGACACATCAGTTGCGTGTGAATGCTAAAAGGGTTCTGGCGGGAGACCCCTCAGAAAACATAATTGTGCAGATGAATGACTTTATTTCAGTAAGGGCCATCCCTAATTGGAAACTTTATAAAAGAGTAGAAATCTATGGGGAGGTTAAATACCCAGGTGTTTATCCCATTCAGGAGGAAGAAACTCTTTCTTCCCTTTTAACACGGGCAGGGGGTTTTACCGACAGGGCTTACCCACGTGGTGCAATTTTTACAAGAGCGAGCGTGAAAGCCGCCCAGCAACGGCAGGTTGATGAAATGGCAAAGCGGATGGAACGAGAGCTTCTAGCCGTGAATACCAACGAAATGTCATCGGCTCTCACATCAGAAGAGGCAAAAATTCTTCAGTCTGAGGCAGAGCAGAAACGGCATCTGCTGCAAAAGATGAAAGAAATCCAGGCCACTGGCCGTATTGCCACGTTGGTCGCAGAGCCAGGGGTGTTGAAGGGAACAGCCTATGATCTTGTACTGGAAGAAGGGGATGCCCTCTACGTTCCGGCGAACCCGTCTACTGTTCAGGTAATAGGATCTGTTCTCAACCCTTCGGCCTTTATTTATGATAAAAGACTTTCTTTTAAGGATTATGTACTGATGGCAGGGGGTTATACCAGCGAGGCGAGCCCAGCCAGGATCTATGTTCTTAAAGCGGATGGTACGGCCATGCGTGTGAAGCCTTCAGCTCGGGAGGTTACACCCTGGGTGAAGGAGTTCAACAAAGGGGATGACTGGAACCTCATTGAGCCGGGAGACGCTATTGTGGTGCCGCAGAAGATGGCCAGCTACCGGGGAATGCGTCAGACCCGGGATTATGTGGATATGCTCTATAAAGTAGCGGTAACAGCAGCGAGCATACATAACATTACAAAATAA
- a CDS encoding NAD-dependent epimerase/dehydratase family protein, giving the protein MNVYKNYFHQIQKIFTPLSNVFGPRQDPHGAYAAVIPAWITALLKQQPAFIYGDSDNTRDFCYIDNVVQVNLLVATTENTQVFGKYFNNAGRNRLSLNEPYNGFLN; this is encoded by the coding sequence ATGAATGTCTATAAAAACTACTTTCACCAAATACAAAAAATTTTCACCCCACTCTCAAACGTCTTTGGCCCAAGGCAAGATCCTCACGGCGCTTATGCCGCCGTCATCCCGGCATGGATAACAGCCCTTCTAAAGCAACAGCCGGCTTTTATATATGGAGACAGCGACAACACTCGAGACTTCTGCTATATTGATAATGTTGTTCAGGTCAATTTGCTTGTAGCCACAACAGAAAACACACAAGTTTTTGGTAAATACTTTAACAATGCAGGCAGAAACCGCCTCTCGCTGAACGAACCGTACAATGGCTTTCTAAATTAG
- a CDS encoding DegT/DnrJ/EryC1/StrS family aminotransferase, whose product MNKYENKNRIYLSSPHMSEEGYEMQYIQEAFDTNWIAPLGKNVNEFEKDFASRVGAKHAAALTSGTGAIHMALKAAGVGKGDIVFCQSLTFSATANPIIYQNAIPVFIDSDYETWNMNPKLLEEAFEKYPQVKAVLVVHLYGLSTDMDKIMDICNKHNVTVIEDAAESLGTYYKGKHTGTFGEYGIFSFNGNKIITTSGGGMLVSDNEERIEKVRFWATQARDKARHYQHSELGFNYRMSNVVAGIGRGQLKVLDQRLAKKKYIFEFYKRELGNLDGVQFMPINKWNEPNCWLSCLTSKRKVSPIDIMEALEKENIESRPVWKPMHMQPFFAEYDYIGTDVSEKLFQNGICLPSDTKMTDEDLGRIVEIIKKLWRG is encoded by the coding sequence ATGAACAAATATGAGAATAAGAACAGGATTTATCTCTCATCCCCTCATATGAGCGAAGAAGGGTATGAGATGCAGTATATACAAGAAGCCTTTGACACCAACTGGATTGCTCCTCTTGGGAAAAACGTAAATGAATTCGAAAAAGACTTCGCTTCAAGGGTCGGCGCAAAACATGCTGCGGCACTGACTTCTGGAACAGGTGCCATTCATATGGCCCTTAAAGCAGCGGGAGTCGGCAAAGGGGATATTGTCTTCTGCCAAAGCCTTACTTTCTCTGCCACAGCCAACCCCATTATTTATCAGAACGCCATACCGGTTTTTATAGATAGCGACTATGAAACATGGAATATGAACCCTAAATTACTGGAAGAAGCCTTTGAAAAGTACCCTCAAGTTAAGGCCGTTCTGGTTGTACATCTTTATGGGCTATCGACAGATATGGATAAGATCATGGATATTTGCAATAAACACAACGTCACCGTTATTGAAGACGCAGCAGAGTCGCTGGGCACCTATTACAAAGGAAAACATACCGGCACCTTTGGCGAGTATGGAATATTCAGCTTTAACGGCAACAAAATCATCACCACATCAGGCGGCGGAATGCTCGTTTCTGATAACGAAGAGAGAATTGAAAAGGTACGCTTCTGGGCAACTCAGGCCAGAGATAAGGCGAGGCACTACCAGCATAGCGAACTAGGCTTTAATTACCGCATGAGCAATGTAGTTGCCGGCATTGGCCGAGGCCAGCTAAAAGTTCTTGATCAGAGGCTTGCCAAAAAGAAATACATCTTCGAGTTTTATAAGAGAGAGCTGGGCAATTTAGACGGAGTACAGTTCATGCCCATAAATAAGTGGAACGAACCAAATTGCTGGCTATCATGCCTGACCTCAAAAAGAAAGGTAAGCCCTATTGATATAATGGAAGCTCTTGAAAAAGAAAACATTGAATCAAGACCGGTATGGAAACCAATGCACATGCAGCCCTTCTTTGCAGAATATGATTACATAGGAACAGACGTATCTGAGAAGTTGTTTCAGAATGGCATTTGCCTTCCCTCTGACACTAAAATGACAGATGAGGATTTGGGAAGGATTGTAGAGATTATTAAAAAGCTATGGAGAGGATAA